A window of Oncorhynchus nerka isolate Pitt River linkage group LG4, Oner_Uvic_2.0, whole genome shotgun sequence contains these coding sequences:
- the LOC115124990 gene encoding chemerin-like receptor 1 translates to MEDFDYTEYGEDYTAYNETYENTSVSGSVTFNHPRSFSVETVINILISLLGLSGNAIVIWISGFKMRTSVNTTWYFSLAISDFLFCVCLPFNIVYMVTSHWPFGLVMCKLTSSAMFLNMFSSVFLLVLISVDRCVSITFPVWAQNNRTIPRASGVVVLVWALSAALTVPSLVYRQTKTHGADTLCYTDYQSGHKAVALSRFVCGFVIPLLIIVFCYSVIFVQLRSRPMKSTKPVKVMTVLIVSFFVCWVPYHTFVLLELNLGNHSLEMLYTWLKVGSTMAAANSFLNPILYVLMGHDFRQTLKRSVLWKIENAMAEDGRTGGRNLSKSGSFESKAFTHV, encoded by the coding sequence ATGGAGGATTTTGACTATACAGAATATGGAGAAGATTATACTGCCTACAATGAAACATATGAAAACACCTCTGTGagtggctcagtgactttcaaccatCCCAGGTCCTTTTCAGTGGAAACAGTAATCAATATCCTTATATCACTACTGGGTCTCAGTGGAAATGCTATAGTAATTTGGATCTCTGGCTTCAAGATGAGGACATCGGTCAACACCACTTGGTACTTCAGTCTGGCCATCTCAGACTTtctgttctgtgtctgtctgcccttTAACATTGTATACATGGTCACCTCACACTGGCCCTTTGGGCTGGTCATGTGTAAGCTGACCTCCTCCGCTATGTTCCTCAACATGTTCAGCAGCGTCTTCCTGCTGGTTCTGATCAGTGTTGACCGCTGCGTGTCAATCACTTTTCCTGTCTGGGCTCAGAACAACCGGACCATACCCAGAGCATCCGGAGTGGTCGTCCTCGTGTGGGCCCTCTCTGCTGCCCTGACTGTACCCTCACTGGTCTACCGCCAGACCAAAACACACGGGGCTGATACACTGTGCTATACTGATTATCAGTCTGGACACAAGGCAGTGGCTCTGAGTCGATTTGTCTGTGGCTTTGTGATTCCTCTTTTGATTATAGTCTTCTGCTACTCAGTTATCTTTGTGCAGCTCAGGAGTCGCCCCATGAAATCCACTAAACCTGTCAAGGTAATGACTGTCCTCATTGTGTCCTTCTTCGTTTGCTGGGTGCCCTATCACACGTTTGTCCTGTTGGAGTTGAACTTGGGGAATCACAGCCTTGAGATGCTCTACACTTGGCTGAAGGTGGGCAGCACAATGGCTGCAGCAAACAGTTTCCTGAAccccatactgtatgtgttaatgGGGCATGACTTTCGGCAAACCCTAAAGAGGTCTGTTCTGTGGAAGATAGAAAATGCAATGGCAGAAGATGGGCGTACAGGTGGACGTAACCTCTCAAAGTCTGGGTCTTTTGAGAGTAAAGCTTTCACACACGTCTGA
- the LOC135571404 gene encoding iron-sulfur cluster assembly scaffold protein IscU-like — protein sequence MAGLVAAKKSITPLVVIKRLSSPEYKAQAAYHKKVVDHYENPRNVGSLDKTSKNVGTGLVGAPACGDVMKLQIEVDDRGKIVDARFKTFGCGSAIASSSLVTEWVKGKSIDEALTIQNTDIAKELCLPPVKLHCSMLAEDAIKAALHDYRLKQQDGKIEAVNTSN from the exons ATGGCGGGTCTAGTAGCAGCAAAGAAGTCCATCACCCCTCTTGTTGTGATCAAAAGGCTTTCTTCCCCGGAATATAAAGCCCAAGCCGCCTACCACAAGAAG GTAGTGGACCACTATGAGAACCCAAGGAACGTTGGGTCCCTGGACAAGACCTCCAAGAATGTGGGTACAGGCTTGGTGGGTGCCCCAGCTTGTGGAGATGTGATGAAACTGCAG ATTGAGGTAGACGATCGTGGGAAGATTGTGGACGCCAGGTTCAAGACGTTTGGCTGCGGCTCCGCTATCGCCTCCAGCTCCCTGGTAACAGAGTGGGTGAAGGGCAAATCT ATTGACGAAGCACTGACCATACAGAACACGGATATTGCCAAAGAGCTCTGTCTTCCACCGGTCAAACTTCACTGCTCTA TGCTGGCTGAGGATGCCATCAAAGCTGCCCTCCATGACTACCGTCTCAAACAACAGGATGGCAAGATTGAGGCGGTTAACACCAGCAACTGA
- the tmem119b gene encoding transmembrane protein 119b has protein sequence MTFLMALHLISLSVMLWSSSPSLATPLPFNISLEGSAEGEELGSLIPTPSSPTTSGPASESPTTSDGSTHIEHFLLSQMVHFLQENMLLILVASILFITIFLILCCACIMSRKRKVNAYYPSSFPSKMYVDQRDKTGGTKLFNEVPEKPSNGQQAEPVDSSKQLQQDIMRAAKNLRTPSKPPLGEQEGNNPTQIAAAAEKSPDVNVQAEGEIIEKDNEPSNAPEQSEEEVCQLSDSEAQHRSCPKQPEILPGQIGLTEDDESLTRAELPSGQGHSQAKQEGDRQENSTVTQSIPLITGEKTAF, from the coding sequence ATGACGTTCCTCATGGCACTTCATCTGATTAGTCTTTCTGTGATGCTCTGGTCCAGCAGTCCCAGTCTGGCCACACCCCTCCCTTTCAACATTTCCTTGGAGGGCAGTGCAGAGGGGGAGGAGCTGGGCAGCCTCATCCCCACCCCTTCCTCACCTACCACCAGTGGCCCAGCCTCAGAGTCCCCAACCACCTCAGATGGCTCCACTCACATAGAGCACTTCCTGCTCAGCCAGATGGTTCACTTCCTGCAGGAGAACATGCTCCTCATCCTTGTTGCCTCAATCCTCTTCATCACCATCTTCCTCATCCTCTGCTGTGCTTGCATCATGAGCCGCAAGCGGAAGGTCAATGCCTACTACCCCTCGTCCTTCCCCTCTAAGATGTACGTGGACCAGAGGGACAAGACCGGAGGTACCAAGCTCTTCAACGAGGTGCCAGAGAAACCCTCCAATGGGCAGCAGGCTGAACCAGTTGACTCAAGCAAGCAGCTCCAACAAGACATCATGAGGGCAGCCAAGAACCTCCGCACTCCCTCCAAACCTCCCCTGGGTGAGCAAGAGGGAAACAACCCCACACAGATAGCAGCAGCTGCAGAGAAAAGTCCTGATGTGAATGTTCAGGCTGAGGGAGAAATCATAGAGAAAGACAACGAGCCATCAAATGCACCTGAGCAGAGCGAGGAGGAGGTATGCCAGCTCTCAGACAGTGAGGCCCAACACCGCAGCTGCCCCAAGCAGCCAGAGATCCTTCCAGGACAGATAGGTCTAACAGAGGATGATGAGTCACTCACAAGAGCTGAGCTTCCATCTGGCCAAGGGCACTCACAAGCCAAGCAGGAAGGGGATAGGCAGGAGAACTCCACTGTTACGCAGTCTATTCCGTTGATCACTGGGGAGAAAACAGCATTTTAA